TTTCAAGATGACCCAGAGTCTCAATGCATGTTCTCGTTTCACTTTTCGTATATATATCTCTCACAAATATGCCTTGCAGGGTCGAAAAAGGTTTCTCAATCTGGTCACCGGCATAGGGATATTGTAGTTGATACCGAGTGGATGCCCAGCGACATAGTCTTTGTTTCTCGGTTGCTTACAATGTGCAACATGTTGTCAGAATTTCGATTTGCAAGCATTGAAGCAGGACCGCCTGCTCGAGTCAAGGTCCGCGTAGACCTCCCGCTTATGTACGAGAGGAACGCAAAAGAGCTTGAATATCTTAACCTTTCGAATAAGCGCCGAATCGACTATCATATCCAGGCACACTCGAAAACGAATCGCCAGACGGAGGCCATGCAAATATATGTATCCAGAGTGACGGTAGACTGGGTGAAGAAAGCCGCCATGAAACGGAATGGCTCATGGACATGGTATGGGATTTTTAGATTCTTAACTCATCTGTACAAGTGTGTTAACGCACTACGTAGCTTCCCGGATAGTTTCTTTGCGACAAGTAATCGAAAGATTGAATGTGTCGCTGCATATGCATCCTTCTTAATAGTTCGGGAGGCGTGGTTAAAGTCGAGGATACCCatcttgatgatgattcaaCACTTTTGCTCTCACGGAGGTAGGCCCCAAACTTGTGATCATGGTGTCTTGCTCTgtattcattttttttctagGCTATCGAAACTTGTACTGTCGTATTCTGCCCAACCCAGCAGATAACATGACTACAGCCGATTATGTGGCTCTAGGCCAAGCTCAATGGTTCGATATAGAAGTGCTCACTGTCGACCAAATTGCATCTGCACCATGGAACAGAAACCCGCATACCATTATTGTCGGCATGTCGTGCCAGGGTACTATTGAAGACTTCAGATTGCGCCTTTTGGAAAGTCAACAGGGGCTTTTACCTGTTCAGCATCGCTGTAGACAAGCCGACGAGTGTGCCTTAGCCATTGAGTGCATAAATATCTCGCATTTAGTTGCCCACTTCTTTTCTCAGCACGAGCAATTCCCATTTACACTTCCTGGAGGCGAGGATGAAATTGAACGGGTTGGCTGCGCGTTGGAGCATTCTCTGGGAGCACATGCAAAGTCTGCCTTTTTCATGGGCCGTGCTGGCGCTGAGAAGTTTGGCACTGGAAGATCGACACGACTGGCCACAATTGAACACATCTTCCTAGAATATCCGAGTGTCTTTGCCAATGATATGAAAAGGATCGGAGAAAAGCCACAGGTTCTTGGATGCCAACTGGAGTAAACTTTTTAGCACGAACGTCTGTACACATCAGCTGTAATGTATCTCTTGCGGCAGGTTTTGTGTTTTTAATAATGGATATATAGCAGTAATGAATATCAGTGACTGTGTGTGCCAGAGGTGTCAGCCCCTACAGTAGCCATTATCATGTCGTCTTGTCTCAGCCCGCCGATCAGTGTGAAGTATAATACTTGCTGGATGTAACCAGAGAGGCAGATTTTCATTGAATATGCCATTCACATTAATAGTTTACTTTTTTTACCGTTGTTTTCTGGAAAGCTCTTACTATGAATGTCAGAAGTTGTTTCAAGAACCGCAGGTATGTTCTCCACAGGACCTACAGTCGCCTACGTTCAGTAAATTCCGGACCACACCGATGATTGTCTATCCAGTATGGAAACACCATGCAAGATTTGTGATTGCTCGCTTTTCTGAGCAATACGCTTGTTGATGAATATTCAACAGTTCGGACTGGACTGGATTCTGGtttctcattttttgcaatttgCACCGCACCCTATACATCCTAGGTGGCGAAAAACCGACGTAGATTGTTGTTGGTTGCTTAGGATGCGGAAAGGGTATTGCCTGGTCGAAGGGGTGCTGGTAAGGACTCTTTCTCGCTTTTTTGCAATATCATTTCCCCCAAACCGTCCAATTCGACATGGACCATACTTCTGACGTATCATCGAGTGCCCAACAATACTTGTGCTTTCATCTCCAGGGTTGAATGATTTTACAATAGCTATAAACAATTAAGATATCTCCAATCTTGTCTTCATACCTGCGTTCCTATAAGTATGCTCACAGCTATCGTCGCGCTTAATAGTAAAACTGTTGATTAAGCCTTGGCTGTTAAAGTTTCTCTAGCTGATATGTAGTAACTACTGTCAAGTACGGCAAGCAGCTGATCTTCTGAATACGGTATCGCAATTACACAGGTCTCTGGAAAAGCAAGTTGTCGGTTCTCGTAGAATAGGTTGTGTTTCGTGTGTTACATCCATGACAATAAAAGTTATAGAAAAAGGGTGCACAACCATCGGCACCTGTTGTGACAAATCCAGTCGGCAATAGATAAAAATAACATGATCTATAAATAGCTTCATTACATGTGTGATCCACGGACAGTCATGGACGTGTTCCAAATTATATATTGACAATGCAGCACAATGCAGTGTGGTGATGGGCATTGCTCACGGAATGCAACGGCTATTTTGCTGGACGGTGTGTGCGTAAATACTTATACTTATACTTACCCTTACTGATCGCATTGTCTCTCAGAGTCAGTGTGGCGCAAGAGAGGTGTCGGAAGGTAGCCATCTTGCCGTGTCTTCTCACGAGTCATTGATTCCTCAACCTAAAACACTCCGTTTAGATCTCAACCTATCCTATCGGTAGGCATCCTGGATGAGCGCAGACACTGACTCGACCTGTCAAA
This Psilocybe cubensis strain MGC-MH-2018 chromosome 3, whole genome shotgun sequence DNA region includes the following protein-coding sequences:
- a CDS encoding putative cyclodipeptide synthase PUL1, translating into MVLPLLLSDPSTGLRYGDLGRTVLHFLHVVHSMERATSIFLEAVSYESRLDESDTPPTSSLSSFDAHVGDCACQTRAQMFWDLFSFYKKEENRSVLANAVAVLKSVKANTAKLLEEIELNRAKPRCPSLMTLVTHQAVWERIGFLSFLDLSHKDTEERGKPFQDDPESQCMFSFHFSYIYLSQICLAGSKKVSQSGHRHRDIVVDTEWMPSDIVFVSRLLTMCNMLSEFRFASIEAGPPARVKVRVDLPLMYERNAKELEYLNLSNKRRIDYHIQAHSKTNRQTEAMQIYVSRVTVDWVKKAAMKRNGSWTCFPDSFFATSNRKIECVAAYASFLIVREAWLKSRIPILMMIQHFCSHGGYRNLYCRILPNPADNMTTADYVALGQAQWFDIEVLTVDQIASAPWNRNPHTIIVGMSCQGTIEDFRLRLLESQQGLLPVQHRCRQADECALAIECINISHLVAHFFSQHEQFPFTLPGGEDEIERVGCALEHSLGAHAKSAFFMGRAGAEKFGTGRSTRLATIEHIFLEYPSVFANDMKRIGEKPQVLGCQLE